The Streptococcus pluranimalium genome contains a region encoding:
- a CDS encoding ribose-phosphate diphosphokinase has translation MSYSNLKLFALSSNKELAEKVAENIGISLGKSTVRQFSDGEIQVNIEESIRGHHVFILQSTSSPVNDNLMEILIMVDALKRASAETINVVMPYYGYARQDRKARSREPITSKLVADMLEVAGVDRLLTVDLHAAQIQGFFDIPVDHLMGAPLIADYFDRHGLVGDDVVVVSPDHGGVTRARKLAQFLHTPIAIIDKRRSVDKMNTSEVMNIIGNVEGKTCILIDDMIDTAGTICHAADALAEAGATCVYASCTHPVLSGPALDNIQNSAIEKLVVLDTIYLSEERLIDKIEQISIAELIGDAIVRIHEKRPLSPLFELSTKK, from the coding sequence ATGTCTTATTCTAATTTAAAGTTGTTTGCATTGTCATCAAACAAAGAATTAGCAGAAAAAGTTGCTGAAAATATTGGCATTAGTCTTGGAAAATCAACTGTCCGTCAGTTTTCTGATGGTGAGATTCAAGTCAATATTGAAGAATCAATTCGCGGACATCATGTTTTTATTTTGCAATCAACGAGCTCACCGGTCAATGATAATTTAATGGAAATTTTGATTATGGTGGACGCTTTAAAAAGAGCTAGTGCTGAGACAATTAATGTTGTTATGCCGTATTATGGTTACGCTCGTCAGGATCGTAAAGCACGTTCACGTGAGCCTATCACTTCAAAATTAGTTGCAGACATGTTAGAGGTTGCTGGTGTGGATCGTTTATTAACGGTAGATCTTCATGCAGCACAAATTCAAGGTTTTTTTGATATTCCTGTTGATCATTTAATGGGAGCTCCTCTTATTGCCGATTACTTTGATCGTCATGGTCTAGTAGGAGATGATGTTGTTGTTGTTAGTCCAGATCACGGTGGTGTTACACGTGCGCGTAAGTTAGCACAATTCTTGCATACCCCTATTGCTATTATTGATAAGCGTCGTAGTGTTGATAAGATGAATACGAGTGAAGTAATGAACATTATTGGTAATGTTGAAGGAAAGACTTGTATTTTGATTGATGACATGATTGATACGGCTGGTACCATTTGCCATGCAGCAGATGCTTTAGCAGAGGCAGGGGCTACCTGCGTATATGCCTCATGTACACATCCAGTTTTGTCAGGACCTGCCTTAGATAATATTCAAAATTCAGCTATTGAAAAATTAGTTGTTTTAGATACTATCTATCTTTCTGAAGAACGTCTGATTGATAAGATTGAACAAATTTCTATTGCTGAATTGATTGGTGATGCTATTGTTCGTATTCATGAAAAACGTCCTTTATCCCCATTATTTGAATTATCAACTAAAAAATAA